The Syngnathus acus chromosome 3, fSynAcu1.2, whole genome shotgun sequence genome includes a window with the following:
- the LOC119121106 gene encoding interleukin-18 receptor accessory protein-like isoform X3, which translates to METFFLTVVMDKHRLPCYKDEEAVVTLIASAGGTIPCPGFNCTLSTSVTWYKGNKSISKMHRANCVRNGGLQLCTVSQHDTGRYFCDKHFVEQGVQWTFRRPVAVTAIPFEKVSASPRITLPDVSAPQEVELGERHTLSCRVHFPYEVNFSPQVQWYMNYGDKGGKRNLMQTESQRCNRVTFEEYLVTTKAVIQQVTALHLKHTYTCMASNSVGNSNVTVKLKKKTKEKWPSLISYPIASLLLLAGVAIVLRMKWLELQLIYISRLQSEKVDADEKEFDVFFSYVWTSPHHEAAGLTRSAQSSPNSHDSPSTFEPFNLEHVIDNLRPPEVEIPMVLEDLWGYRLCLMERDMLPGGAYANDVVHAIRRSQILICVVSADYLSNSNAVFVLESGIQVLLQSSTLKILLIRTSRTSACFEQPDSPLPSVVQRALKVLPSLDWNLGQTESATGNFWRSLKKALPKHRVRSVTRVISHDPFGNNLRDQDLRIEMH; encoded by the exons atggagactttttttttgactgtg GTGATGGACAAACACCGGCTGCCATGTTACAAGGATGAGGAGGCGGTTGTCACGCTGATTGCGAGTGCAGGAGGGACCATCCCCTGCCCTGGATTCAACTGTACACTTAGCACAAGTGTGACCTGGTACAAG GGTAACAAAAGTATATCAAAAATGCATCGTGCCAACTGTGTGAGGAACGGCGGGTTGCAGCTTTGCACAGTTAGCCAACATGACACAGGGCGATATTTTTGCGATAAACACTTTGTAGAGCAAGGAGTACAGTGGACCTTCAGGAGGCCTGTTGCTGTAACTGCCATAC CCTTTGAAAAAGTGAGTGCCTCTCCAAGGATTACATTACCTGATGTCAGCGCACCACAAGAAGTGGAGTTGG GGGAGCGCCACACTCTGAGTTGTCGGGTACATTTTCCTTATGAGGTCAACTTTTCACCACAAGTGCAGTGGTACATGAACTATGGAGACAAAGGAGGCAAACGAAATCTGATGCAAACAGAGAGCCAGCG AtgcaacagggtgacattTGAAGAGTACTTGGTTACAACCAAAGCTGTCATACAGCAGGTGACAGCACTTCATCTGAAGCACACGTACACTTGCATGGCCTCAAACTCTGTTGGGAACAGCAATGTCACAGTCAAGCTCAAGAAGAAAACTAAAG aaaAATGGCCATCACTGATTAGTTATCCAATTGCATCATTGCTGTTACTTGCTGGGGTAGCCATTGTTTTGCGTATGAAATGGTTGGAACTACAACTTATCTACATTTCACGCCTTCAAAGTGAAAAAGTTGATGCAG ATGAGAAAgagtttgatgtttttttttcatacgtGTGGACCTCTCCACATCATGAGGCGGCAGGTTTGACACGCTCCGCGCAATCAAGTCCAAACTCACACG ATTCTCCGTCTACCTTTGAACCATTCAATCTTGAGCATGTTATTGACAATTTGAGGCCACCTGAGGTGGAGATTCCCATGGTTTTGGAGGACCTGTGGGGCTATCGTCTCTGTTTGATGGAGAGGGACATGCTTCCTGGTGGAG CCTACGCAAACGATGTGGTACATGCAATTCGAAGAAGTCAGATCCTCATCTGTGTTGTGTCTGCTGACTATTTGTCTAACAGCAATGCTGTGTTTGTTCTGGAATCAGGAATACag GTTTTGTTGCAGAGCTCTACTCTTAAAATTCTGCTTATACGGACAAGTAGAACTTCCGCATGTTTTGAACAGCCAGATTCACCTCTGCCCTCAGTGGTCCAAAGGGCCTTGAAGGTGCTTCCTAGCCTCGACTGGAATTTGGGACAAACTGAAAGCGCCACCGGCAATTTCTGGAGGTCACTAAAGAAGGCCTTACCCAAACACAGAGTAAGAAGTGTCACTCGAGTCATTTCCCATGACCCTTTTGGAAACAATCTTAGAGACCAGGATTTAAGAATAGAGATGCACTGA
- the LOC119121106 gene encoding interleukin-18 receptor accessory protein-like isoform X2 encodes MQTGYILLFGVFPIFLEGCCVNSNQRDKTGPRTTTIQQHYRVVEGEMFLMPCTNNKVTWHKMRAERGENGDFFFDCGTEFLTQANHSGNYTLLNGTMFLYLQVMDKHRLPCYKDEEAVVTLIASAGGTIPCPGFNCTLSTSVTWYKGNKSISKMHRANCVRNGGLQLCTVSQHDTGRYFCDKHFVEQGVQWTFRRPVAVTAIPFEKVSASPRITLPDVSAPQEVELGERHTLSCRVHFPYEVNFSPQVQWYMNYGDKGGKRNLMQTESQRCNRVTFEEYLVTTKAVIQQVTALHLKHTYTCMASNSVGNSNVTVKLKKKTKEKWPSLISYPIASLLLLAGVAIVLRMKWLELQLIYISRLQSEKVDADEKEFDVFFSYVWTSPHHEAAGLTRSAQSSPNSHDSPSTFEPFNLEHVIDNLRPPEVEIPMVLEDLWGYRLCLMERDMLPGGAYANDVVHAIRRSQILICVVSADYLSNSNAVFVLESGIQVLLQSSTLKILLIRTSRTSACFEQPDSPLPSVVQRALKVLPSLDWNLGQTESATGNFWRSLKKALPKHRVRSVTRVISHDPFGNNLRDQDLRIEMH; translated from the exons TTACGTGGCACAAGATGCGAGCAGAAAGAGGAGAAAatggagactttttttttgactgtgGTACGGAGTTCCTAACCCAAGCCAACCATTCAGGAAATTACACTTTACTTAATGG CACAATGTTCCTCTATCTGCAGGTGATGGACAAACACCGGCTGCCATGTTACAAGGATGAGGAGGCGGTTGTCACGCTGATTGCGAGTGCAGGAGGGACCATCCCCTGCCCTGGATTCAACTGTACACTTAGCACAAGTGTGACCTGGTACAAG GGTAACAAAAGTATATCAAAAATGCATCGTGCCAACTGTGTGAGGAACGGCGGGTTGCAGCTTTGCACAGTTAGCCAACATGACACAGGGCGATATTTTTGCGATAAACACTTTGTAGAGCAAGGAGTACAGTGGACCTTCAGGAGGCCTGTTGCTGTAACTGCCATAC CCTTTGAAAAAGTGAGTGCCTCTCCAAGGATTACATTACCTGATGTCAGCGCACCACAAGAAGTGGAGTTGG GGGAGCGCCACACTCTGAGTTGTCGGGTACATTTTCCTTATGAGGTCAACTTTTCACCACAAGTGCAGTGGTACATGAACTATGGAGACAAAGGAGGCAAACGAAATCTGATGCAAACAGAGAGCCAGCG AtgcaacagggtgacattTGAAGAGTACTTGGTTACAACCAAAGCTGTCATACAGCAGGTGACAGCACTTCATCTGAAGCACACGTACACTTGCATGGCCTCAAACTCTGTTGGGAACAGCAATGTCACAGTCAAGCTCAAGAAGAAAACTAAAG aaaAATGGCCATCACTGATTAGTTATCCAATTGCATCATTGCTGTTACTTGCTGGGGTAGCCATTGTTTTGCGTATGAAATGGTTGGAACTACAACTTATCTACATTTCACGCCTTCAAAGTGAAAAAGTTGATGCAG ATGAGAAAgagtttgatgtttttttttcatacgtGTGGACCTCTCCACATCATGAGGCGGCAGGTTTGACACGCTCCGCGCAATCAAGTCCAAACTCACACG ATTCTCCGTCTACCTTTGAACCATTCAATCTTGAGCATGTTATTGACAATTTGAGGCCACCTGAGGTGGAGATTCCCATGGTTTTGGAGGACCTGTGGGGCTATCGTCTCTGTTTGATGGAGAGGGACATGCTTCCTGGTGGAG CCTACGCAAACGATGTGGTACATGCAATTCGAAGAAGTCAGATCCTCATCTGTGTTGTGTCTGCTGACTATTTGTCTAACAGCAATGCTGTGTTTGTTCTGGAATCAGGAATACag GTTTTGTTGCAGAGCTCTACTCTTAAAATTCTGCTTATACGGACAAGTAGAACTTCCGCATGTTTTGAACAGCCAGATTCACCTCTGCCCTCAGTGGTCCAAAGGGCCTTGAAGGTGCTTCCTAGCCTCGACTGGAATTTGGGACAAACTGAAAGCGCCACCGGCAATTTCTGGAGGTCACTAAAGAAGGCCTTACCCAAACACAGAGTAAGAAGTGTCACTCGAGTCATTTCCCATGACCCTTTTGGAAACAATCTTAGAGACCAGGATTTAAGAATAGAGATGCACTGA
- the LOC119121122 gene encoding PEST proteolytic signal-containing nuclear protein-like: MANFERSRRDRRDDGGPLEEGGRVKTKPVSCSTVGGGASKLKRTSQHLSSEDEDETPSDPPALRKVSKIGFGTSSNTGIKSNPISIKLGASKPKEPVPTAPPKKLGLASVFNEDDDSEPEEMPPEAKMRMKNIGRETPTSAGPNSFNKGKQGFSDNQKLWERKLKAHTDK, translated from the exons ATGGCGAACTTCGAACGCAGCAGGAGAGACCGCCGCGACGACGGAG GGCCGCTGGAGGAGGGAGGCAGAGTGAAAACTAAGCCTGTCTCTTGTAGCACGGTGGGCGGAGGAGCGAGCAAACTCAAACGCACATCCCAGCATCTTTCATCTGAAGATGAGGACGAAACCCCGTCAGATCCACCAGCGCTTCGCAAAGTATCCAAAATAGGTTTCGGCACGAGCAGCAACACTGGGATAAAGTCAAATCCTATATCGATCAAGCTTGGAGCAAGT AAACCTAAAGAGCCCGTACCAACAGCCCCTCCTAAAAAGCTTGGCTTGGCATCCGTCTTCAACGAGGATGATGAT AGCGAGCCTGAGGAGATGCCCCCAGAGGCGAAAATGAGAATGAAGAACATCGGAAG GGAGACTCCGACATCAGCAGGACCAAACTCCTTCAACAAAGGCAAGCAGGGCTTCTCTGATAATCAAAAACTTTGGGAGAGGAAGCTGAAGGCGCACACAGACAAATAA
- the LOC119121106 gene encoding interleukin-18 receptor accessory protein-like isoform X1: MQTGYILLFGVFPIFLEGCCVNSNQRDKTGPRTTTIQQHYRVVEGEMFLMPCTNNKVTWHKMRAERGENGDFFFDCGTEFLTQANHSGNYTLLNGIPFVLSNGSTMFLYLQVMDKHRLPCYKDEEAVVTLIASAGGTIPCPGFNCTLSTSVTWYKGNKSISKMHRANCVRNGGLQLCTVSQHDTGRYFCDKHFVEQGVQWTFRRPVAVTAIPFEKVSASPRITLPDVSAPQEVELGERHTLSCRVHFPYEVNFSPQVQWYMNYGDKGGKRNLMQTESQRCNRVTFEEYLVTTKAVIQQVTALHLKHTYTCMASNSVGNSNVTVKLKKKTKEKWPSLISYPIASLLLLAGVAIVLRMKWLELQLIYISRLQSEKVDADEKEFDVFFSYVWTSPHHEAAGLTRSAQSSPNSHDSPSTFEPFNLEHVIDNLRPPEVEIPMVLEDLWGYRLCLMERDMLPGGAYANDVVHAIRRSQILICVVSADYLSNSNAVFVLESGIQVLLQSSTLKILLIRTSRTSACFEQPDSPLPSVVQRALKVLPSLDWNLGQTESATGNFWRSLKKALPKHRVRSVTRVISHDPFGNNLRDQDLRIEMH, encoded by the exons TTACGTGGCACAAGATGCGAGCAGAAAGAGGAGAAAatggagactttttttttgactgtgGTACGGAGTTCCTAACCCAAGCCAACCATTCAGGAAATTACACTTTACTTAATGG GATTCCGTTTGTGTTGTCGAATGGCAGCACAATGTTCCTCTATCTGCAGGTGATGGACAAACACCGGCTGCCATGTTACAAGGATGAGGAGGCGGTTGTCACGCTGATTGCGAGTGCAGGAGGGACCATCCCCTGCCCTGGATTCAACTGTACACTTAGCACAAGTGTGACCTGGTACAAG GGTAACAAAAGTATATCAAAAATGCATCGTGCCAACTGTGTGAGGAACGGCGGGTTGCAGCTTTGCACAGTTAGCCAACATGACACAGGGCGATATTTTTGCGATAAACACTTTGTAGAGCAAGGAGTACAGTGGACCTTCAGGAGGCCTGTTGCTGTAACTGCCATAC CCTTTGAAAAAGTGAGTGCCTCTCCAAGGATTACATTACCTGATGTCAGCGCACCACAAGAAGTGGAGTTGG GGGAGCGCCACACTCTGAGTTGTCGGGTACATTTTCCTTATGAGGTCAACTTTTCACCACAAGTGCAGTGGTACATGAACTATGGAGACAAAGGAGGCAAACGAAATCTGATGCAAACAGAGAGCCAGCG AtgcaacagggtgacattTGAAGAGTACTTGGTTACAACCAAAGCTGTCATACAGCAGGTGACAGCACTTCATCTGAAGCACACGTACACTTGCATGGCCTCAAACTCTGTTGGGAACAGCAATGTCACAGTCAAGCTCAAGAAGAAAACTAAAG aaaAATGGCCATCACTGATTAGTTATCCAATTGCATCATTGCTGTTACTTGCTGGGGTAGCCATTGTTTTGCGTATGAAATGGTTGGAACTACAACTTATCTACATTTCACGCCTTCAAAGTGAAAAAGTTGATGCAG ATGAGAAAgagtttgatgtttttttttcatacgtGTGGACCTCTCCACATCATGAGGCGGCAGGTTTGACACGCTCCGCGCAATCAAGTCCAAACTCACACG ATTCTCCGTCTACCTTTGAACCATTCAATCTTGAGCATGTTATTGACAATTTGAGGCCACCTGAGGTGGAGATTCCCATGGTTTTGGAGGACCTGTGGGGCTATCGTCTCTGTTTGATGGAGAGGGACATGCTTCCTGGTGGAG CCTACGCAAACGATGTGGTACATGCAATTCGAAGAAGTCAGATCCTCATCTGTGTTGTGTCTGCTGACTATTTGTCTAACAGCAATGCTGTGTTTGTTCTGGAATCAGGAATACag GTTTTGTTGCAGAGCTCTACTCTTAAAATTCTGCTTATACGGACAAGTAGAACTTCCGCATGTTTTGAACAGCCAGATTCACCTCTGCCCTCAGTGGTCCAAAGGGCCTTGAAGGTGCTTCCTAGCCTCGACTGGAATTTGGGACAAACTGAAAGCGCCACCGGCAATTTCTGGAGGTCACTAAAGAAGGCCTTACCCAAACACAGAGTAAGAAGTGTCACTCGAGTCATTTCCCATGACCCTTTTGGAAACAATCTTAGAGACCAGGATTTAAGAATAGAGATGCACTGA
- the stk16 gene encoding serine/threonine-protein kinase 16: MGQTMCICSRGSITVDNKKYYFLQKLDEGGFSYVDLVEGVKDGRFYALKRILCHDREGRLEAQTEVEMHHVFNHPNILSLVAHTFVERNGKSEAWLLLPYIRKGSLWSVLEKLRDNGSYMPEKKILKIFRGICSGLKAIHDKGYAHRDLKPTNVLLNEDDSPVLMDLGSMNTARIEVKGSREAMTLQDWAAQRCTISYRAPELFNVESYCVIDERTDIWSLGCVLYCMMVLEGPYDMVFQRGDSVALAVQNPLLIPQPCSYSEGLQLLLSSIMVSNPQERPNISWVLEQVQDLQSYSPNTQTNTV, encoded by the exons ATGGGGCAGACGATGTGCATCTGCTCCCGTGGCTCCATCACTGTTGATAACAAAAAATACTACTTCTTGCAGAAACTTGACGAGGG TGGTTTCAGTTATGTGGACCTTGTTGAGGGGGTAAAAGATGGTCGCTTCTATGCCCTGAAGAGGATTCTATGTCATGATCGAGAAGGCCGCCTGGAGGCCCAGACAGAAGTGGAGATGCATCATGTGTTTAATCACCCCAATATACTGAGCCTTGTGGCGCACACCTTTGTTGAGCGCAATGGGAAAAGTGAAGCCTGGCTGCTTCTGCCTTATATAAGA aaggGAAGTCTGTGGTCGGTTCTGGAGAAGCTTCGAGACAATGGGAGCTACATGCCTgagaaaaagattttaaaaatctttCGTGGGATCTGTTCAGGACTCAAGGCAATCCATGACAAAGGTTATGCTCATCG AGATCTTAAACCTACAAACGTGCTTCTGAATGAGGATGACAGCCCCGTCTTGATGGATCTGGGTTCCATGAACACAGCCCGCATTGAG GTCAAAGGATCCAGAGAAGCAATGACTTTACAGGACTGGGCTGCACAACGATGCACCATTTCCTACCGTGCACCTGAGCTCTTCAATGTGGAGAGCTACTGTGTTATCGACGAGCGCACAGATATTTGG TCACTGGGCTGTGTGCTGTACTGCATGATGGTGCTGGAGGGACCCTATGACATGGTGTTTCAGAGAGGCGATAGCGTTGCCTTGGCTGTCCAGAACCCTCTGCTCATCCCACAGCCCTGCAG TTACTCAGAGGGGCTGCAGTTGCTGCTGAGCTCCATAATGGTGTCCAACCCCCAAGAGAGACCCAACATCAGCTGGGTACTTGAGCAGGTACAGGACCTACAGAGTTACAGTCCAAACACCCAAACCAATACCGTCTGA